GTAGACTACGTTGTAAAAGACAACGAAGTTATCATCGTTGATGAGCACACAGGTCGTACAATGGAAGGTCGTCGTTGGTCTGAAGGCTTACACCAAGCTGTTGAAGCGAAAGAAGGTGTGCGCATTCAAAACGAAAACCAAACACTTGCGTCTATTACTTTCCAGAACTACTTCCGTATTTACGAAAAACTATCTGGTATGACAGGTACTGCGGATACTGAAGCGTTCGAGTTCCAGTCAATTTATGGTCTAGACACTGTTGTTATTCCAACTAACCGCCCGATGATCCGTGATGATCGTGCTGATTTAGTTTACTTAACTCAAGATGAAAAGTTTGAAGCCATTCTTGCAGACATTAAAGACTGTCAAGAACGTGGTCAGCCAGTACTCGTGGGTACGATTTCAATCGAAAGTTCAGAATACTTATCTCAGTTCTTACGTAAAGAAAAAATCGAACACAACGTACTGAATGCGAAATTCCACGCCCAAGAAGCAGACATCGTTGCTGATGCAGGTTTACCGGGTAAAGTGACTATCGCAACTAACATGGCAGGTCGTGGTACCGATATCGTATTAGGTGGTAACTGGCAGAGCGAAGTGGCTAAGCTAGAAAACCCTTCTGAAGAACAAATCGCTGAAATTAAAGCGAAGTGGCAAGAAACTCACGATGCTGTTATTGCGGCAGGTGGTCTTCATATCATTGGTACAGAGCGTCACGAATCTCGTCGTATCGATAACCAGCTACGTGGTCGTTCTGGTCGTCAAGGTGATGCAGGTTCAAGCCGTTTCTATCTATCAATGGATGACGCGCTAATGCGTATCTTCGCAGGTGAGCGCATGACAAACATGATGCGTAAGCTAGGTATGCAACGTGGTGAAGCAATTGAGCACCCTTGGGTTAACCGTGCAATTGAAAACGCACAACGTAAAGTAGAAGCACGTAACTTCGACATTCGTAAACAGTTACTTGAGTACGATGATGTTGCAAATGACCAGCGTCGAGTTGTGTACGAGCAGCGTAACGAGTTACTTGAAGAAGGCGATATTTCAGAAACAATTACAGCTATCCGCAGCGATGTTGTGAATGGCATGATTGATCAATACATCCCGCCGCAAAGCTTAGCTGAAATGTGGGATATTCCTGCACTTGAAGAGCGTATTAAAGCTGACTTCTTAATTGAACTGCCAATTTCTCAGTGGCTGGCTGATGATGACAAGCTTTACGAAGAGACATTACGTGAGCGTATCACTGAAGAGATCGACAGCGCATACAAGCAAAAAGAATTGATGGTAGGCCCAGATGTACTTCGTCATTTCGAAAAAGCAGTGATGCTACAAAGCTTAGATCAACATTGGAAAGATCACTTAGCTGCAATGGACCATCTTCGTCAGGGTATCCACTTACGTGGCTATGCTCAGAAGAATCCGAAGCAAGAATATAAGCGTGAGTCTTTCGAGTTATTCTCTGCAATGCTTGAAAACCTTAAAACTGACGTAGTGGGAATTCTTGCGAAAGTACAAGTTCGTGCAGAAGAAGATGTTGAGAAAGTAGAAGAGCAACACCGTCGTGCAGAGCAAGCTCCGCGTGAATATCAGCATGCTGAAGCTGAGCATGTTGGTGGTGACGTACCTGAAGGTGCAGTTGTGGCTTCACGCACAGAGCCAAAAGTTGGCCGTAATGAGCCTTGTCCTTGTGGTTCAGGTAAAAAGTTTAAGCAGTGTTGTGGCAAGTTAAAATA
The Pseudoalteromonas phenolica genome window above contains:
- the secA gene encoding preprotein translocase subunit SecA; this translates as MIANIFTKIFGSRNDRTIKKLRKTVALINALEEQLSALSDEELKAKTADFRARYEQGTSLDDLLPEAFATVREASKRVYGMRHFDVQMIGGMVLHQGRISEMRTGEGKTLTATLPAYLNGLTGKGVHVITVNDYLAKRDAETNRPLFEFLGLTVGCNVPGMMPDAKKQAYAADITYGTNNEFGFDYLRDNMAFSIEERVQRPLHFAVVDEVDSILIDEARTPLIISGPAEDSSELYARINTIVPSLTLQEKEDEEGVEGDGDYTLDEKSKQVHLTERGQLKVEELLTENGLIEEGDSLYSAGNISLLSHVYAALRAHKLYQKDVDYVVKDNEVIIVDEHTGRTMEGRRWSEGLHQAVEAKEGVRIQNENQTLASITFQNYFRIYEKLSGMTGTADTEAFEFQSIYGLDTVVIPTNRPMIRDDRADLVYLTQDEKFEAILADIKDCQERGQPVLVGTISIESSEYLSQFLRKEKIEHNVLNAKFHAQEADIVADAGLPGKVTIATNMAGRGTDIVLGGNWQSEVAKLENPSEEQIAEIKAKWQETHDAVIAAGGLHIIGTERHESRRIDNQLRGRSGRQGDAGSSRFYLSMDDALMRIFAGERMTNMMRKLGMQRGEAIEHPWVNRAIENAQRKVEARNFDIRKQLLEYDDVANDQRRVVYEQRNELLEEGDISETITAIRSDVVNGMIDQYIPPQSLAEMWDIPALEERIKADFLIELPISQWLADDDKLYEETLRERITEEIDSAYKQKELMVGPDVLRHFEKAVMLQSLDQHWKDHLAAMDHLRQGIHLRGYAQKNPKQEYKRESFELFSAMLENLKTDVVGILAKVQVRAEEDVEKVEEQHRRAEQAPREYQHAEAEHVGGDVPEGAVVASRTEPKVGRNEPCPCGSGKKFKQCCGKLK